One Alphaproteobacteria bacterium DNA segment encodes these proteins:
- a CDS encoding acetate--CoA ligase family protein, with translation MSLDKVFSPRGIAVVGASDNAKKFGGLTLENLIKGGYQGNLVPINAARPSVMGLKSYAKVSEAPGPIDVAVLAIPKRAIPDAIRDCAAAKVQYLVMMTGGYSETGEAGRKEEKEMIALARSLNMRVLGPNLLGLASSPSKVLMNASLAMREVPARLGNISLVSQSGAAMGVLYNRGAREGVAFRHLIALGNQADIEISDVLEYYADDAGTKVVMCSVEGLRDPERFLAAAKRCHAAGKPLLLVKSGRTSAGAVVAATHTGSLASAYSAFAARCEAAGIVLVESELAMARLAFLYDKFGEAPQGRGIALLSPSGGALVQTTDVATETGVRLSKFAAETVKRLEEQYTPGLTANPLDFANLRDNSFIDVGDGGAKIVSEDLDVGGIIGVLGTAHNLDEMVTAMTNAVAGKKPIVFAVLPGSNGDKARVAAAELGALAVDSIEDSVEVFRRWFKSRPAVKAPPERPKNVKRVDAAKLPKATMLGEFEAKALLGGYGVGVSREAKAANAEQAVQEADKIGYPVVLKGFGATLIHKSDKGAVKLNLADAAAVHAAWIEIAKSVGPGLEGCVVAEMVRGEAELIVGALHDPQFGPMVMFGAGGILAELIEDVVVLAAPAEPATIRAKLETLKVAKILKGIRGKPECDIDAAVDAIYRVSLFAADAAPKVAELDINPLIVRKKGDGAVAVDARIRTAD, from the coding sequence ATGTCGCTGGATAAGGTGTTCTCGCCGCGTGGTATCGCCGTCGTCGGGGCTTCCGACAACGCCAAGAAATTCGGCGGGTTGACGCTCGAAAACCTCATCAAGGGCGGCTATCAGGGCAATCTCGTGCCGATCAACGCGGCACGCCCTTCGGTCATGGGCCTGAAATCCTACGCCAAGGTCAGCGAGGCACCCGGCCCGATCGACGTCGCCGTTCTTGCCATTCCCAAGCGCGCCATTCCCGACGCGATCCGCGATTGCGCCGCCGCCAAGGTCCAGTATCTGGTCATGATGACCGGCGGCTATAGCGAAACCGGCGAAGCCGGCCGCAAGGAAGAAAAGGAGATGATCGCGCTGGCTCGTTCGCTGAACATGCGCGTCCTCGGCCCCAATCTGCTGGGCCTCGCAAGCTCCCCTTCGAAAGTGCTGATGAACGCGTCGCTCGCGATGCGCGAAGTGCCGGCCCGTCTCGGCAATATCAGCCTGGTCAGCCAGAGCGGTGCGGCGATGGGTGTGCTCTACAATCGCGGGGCGCGCGAAGGTGTGGCCTTCCGCCATCTGATCGCGCTGGGCAATCAGGCGGATATCGAAATTTCCGACGTGCTCGAATACTACGCGGACGATGCCGGCACGAAGGTCGTCATGTGCAGCGTCGAAGGCTTGCGCGATCCCGAGCGTTTCCTCGCCGCCGCCAAACGCTGCCACGCCGCCGGCAAGCCATTGCTGCTGGTCAAATCGGGCCGCACCTCGGCGGGCGCCGTGGTGGCCGCCACGCATACGGGCAGCCTCGCTTCCGCCTATTCCGCCTTCGCCGCGCGCTGCGAAGCCGCCGGCATCGTGCTGGTCGAGAGCGAGTTGGCGATGGCGCGGCTCGCTTTCCTCTACGACAAATTCGGGGAAGCGCCGCAAGGGCGCGGCATCGCCCTGCTCTCGCCCTCCGGCGGTGCTTTGGTGCAGACGACCGATGTCGCAACCGAAACCGGCGTGCGCTTGTCGAAATTCGCGGCCGAGACGGTCAAGCGCCTGGAAGAGCAATACACGCCGGGCCTGACCGCCAACCCGCTCGATTTCGCCAATCTGCGCGACAACAGCTTCATCGATGTGGGCGACGGCGGCGCCAAGATCGTGTCCGAAGATCTGGATGTCGGCGGCATCATCGGCGTGCTGGGGACCGCGCATAATCTCGACGAGATGGTCACCGCAATGACCAACGCCGTCGCCGGCAAGAAGCCGATCGTCTTCGCCGTGCTGCCGGGCTCCAACGGCGACAAGGCGCGCGTGGCCGCCGCCGAGCTGGGCGCCCTCGCCGTCGATTCGATCGAGGACAGCGTCGAAGTCTTCCGCCGCTGGTTCAAGTCGCGCCCCGCGGTCAAGGCACCGCCCGAGCGACCGAAGAACGTGAAGCGCGTCGACGCCGCCAAGCTGCCGAAGGCCACGATGCTGGGCGAGTTCGAAGCGAAGGCGTTGCTGGGCGGCTATGGCGTGGGCGTCTCGCGCGAAGCCAAGGCAGCGAACGCCGAACAGGCCGTCCAGGAAGCCGACAAGATCGGCTATCCGGTCGTGCTGAAGGGTTTCGGCGCAACGCTGATCCACAAAAGCGACAAGGGGGCCGTAAAGCTCAATCTCGCCGACGCGGCCGCCGTGCACGCGGCTTGGATTGAGATCGCCAAATCGGTCGGGCCGGGCCTGGAAGGCTGCGTCGTTGCTGAGATGGTGCGCGGCGAAGCCGAACTAATCGTCGGCGCGCTACACGACCCGCAATTCGGGCCGATGGTGATGTTCGGGGCCGGCGGCATCCTGGCCGAATTGATCGAGGACGTGGTCGTTCTCGCCGCGCCGGCCGAGCCCGCGACGATCCGCGCCAAGCTCGAAACCCTGAAGGTCGCGAAGATCCTGAAGGGTATTCGCGGCAAGCCCGAATGCGATATCGACGCGGCGGTCGACGCGATCTATCGCGTCAGCCTGTTCGCGGCCGATGCGGCCCCCAAGGTCGCCGAGCTCGACATCAATCCGCTGATCGTGCGCAAGAAGGGCGACGGCGCCGTCGCCGTCGATGCCCGCATCCGGACCGCTGACTAG
- a CDS encoding OB-fold domain-containing protein: protein MSDTPKPLPRRDGLNGEFYEHCARGELRFQRCAGCQTWRHMPRYSCAECGSRDWTWEKSSGRGKLYSWTVSHRAFHPGFAGDVPYAVAIVELEEGPRIVSQIVDAKLDALRLDLPLEIVFEKVADDVTMPKFRIR, encoded by the coding sequence ATGAGCGACACCCCCAAGCCGCTGCCGCGTCGCGACGGGCTGAACGGCGAGTTCTACGAACATTGCGCGCGCGGCGAATTGCGATTCCAGCGTTGCGCGGGTTGCCAAACGTGGCGCCACATGCCGCGCTATTCTTGCGCCGAATGCGGTTCGCGCGACTGGACCTGGGAGAAGAGCAGCGGGCGCGGCAAGCTCTATTCCTGGACGGTCAGCCACCGCGCCTTCCATCCCGGTTTCGCGGGCGACGTGCCCTATGCCGTCGCGATCGTGGAGCTGGAAGAAGGCCCGCGGATCGTCTCGCAAATCGTCGATGCAAAGCTCGACGCGCTCAGGCTCGACCTGCCGCTCGAAATCGTGTTCGAGAAGGTGGCCGACGACGTGACGATGCCGAAATTCCGGATCCGCTAG
- a CDS encoding transporter yields MSLKDKACIVGIGETPNTRGPGRPVIDMVVDASLNAIADSGVKRSAIDGLIFSSSRYIFQESVAVHLGLKDLRYTSIIEIGGAAPVSTLQSAAMAVATGQANYVLIPFGCNGYSEARTSVRARPESQFYADNQMSQAVKNYLAPNGAFVPVQYYSWIANRHRLLYGTTQEEIAQIPLNSRANAQGNPRAYMRDRPLTMEAYLASPMISEPHRMFDCCLETDGAAALIVTTPERARDLKQRPVFVSGVAEGHPYPADDIMNRSDILDLGLTHIAHRAFEMAGATPADMDFAQIYDCFTYVALMQLEAAGFCKRGEARHFVMNGNIAIDGKLPVNTHGGLHSEGHVWGLNHIVEAVRQLRGTAHRQVKDCEIGAVTGWGDFGDGSIAILRR; encoded by the coding sequence ATGAGTTTGAAGGATAAAGCTTGCATCGTCGGCATCGGCGAGACGCCGAATACGCGCGGGCCCGGCCGACCGGTGATCGACATGGTGGTCGACGCGTCGTTGAACGCCATCGCCGATTCCGGCGTGAAGCGTTCGGCGATCGACGGGCTGATCTTTTCGTCGTCGCGTTACATCTTCCAGGAATCGGTCGCGGTCCATCTCGGCCTGAAGGATCTGCGCTACACCTCGATCATCGAGATCGGCGGGGCGGCCCCCGTCTCGACGCTGCAATCCGCCGCGATGGCGGTGGCGACCGGTCAAGCGAACTACGTGCTGATCCCGTTCGGCTGCAACGGCTATTCGGAAGCGCGCACATCGGTGCGCGCGCGCCCGGAATCGCAATTCTACGCCGACAATCAAATGAGCCAGGCGGTGAAGAACTACCTGGCGCCCAACGGCGCCTTCGTGCCGGTGCAATATTATTCCTGGATCGCCAACCGGCACCGTCTGCTCTACGGCACGACGCAGGAGGAAATCGCCCAGATTCCGTTGAATTCCCGTGCGAACGCGCAGGGCAATCCGCGCGCCTATATGCGCGACCGGCCGTTGACGATGGAGGCTTATCTCGCCTCGCCGATGATCTCCGAGCCGCATCGGATGTTCGATTGCTGCCTGGAAACGGATGGCGCGGCGGCGTTGATCGTGACGACGCCCGAACGTGCGCGGGACCTCAAGCAACGCCCGGTCTTCGTCAGCGGCGTGGCGGAAGGCCATCCTTATCCCGCCGACGACATCATGAACCGGTCGGATATCCTCGATCTGGGCCTCACCCATATCGCGCATCGCGCGTTCGAAATGGCCGGGGCCACGCCGGCCGATATGGATTTCGCGCAGATCTACGACTGCTTCACCTATGTGGCGCTGATGCAGCTCGAAGCCGCCGGCTTCTGCAAGCGCGGCGAGGCGCGGCATTTCGTGATGAACGGCAACATCGCCATCGACGGCAAATTGCCGGTCAACACGCATGGCGGCCTGCATTCGGAAGGCCATGTCTGGGGCCTGAACCATATCGTCGAAGCCGTGCGCCAGCTGCGCGGGACCGCGCATCGCCAGGTCAAGGACTGCGAGATCGGTGCCGTGACCGGCTGGGGCGATTTCGGCGACGGCAGCATCGCGATTTTGAGGAGATAG
- a CDS encoding FAD-binding oxidoreductase, which produces MTDSRAADFAKTPFWWIAAPRPPIVEAQLPAKADVVVIGSGVTGLNAARELARGGRDVVVLDRGEAGIGATSRNAGHIGRVLKHEFTQLVSDLGLAKATAIYREMQAAYDSVGEVTKGEGIDCEYRVSGRVILAYTPQQLELVEAECAAKKQHLGEDYTMLDRAGLKAELDSPLFVGGAYLPESASLHPGLYHLGLLAAAKKAGVNVLPGTDVQSIDNIGTAAVPRFRVTTSRGPIAARDVIVATNGHTGPGIPGWFRRRLVPFDAFMIASEELSPEAMRAILPGNRVYIDANRNVNFFRQSPDGKRVLYGGRTGGRPPADLATIGEKLFADARKILPGLNGRKLGRVWTGRCAGTIDLYPHIGTQDGIHFAAGYCFAGIPMGTYLGRKLAWGMLGRPEGETVFRERAMPGHPIYWGNPWFVPFYMKFYDFLDWRDGGRP; this is translated from the coding sequence ATGACCGACAGCCGCGCCGCTGATTTCGCCAAAACGCCGTTCTGGTGGATCGCCGCCCCGCGTCCGCCGATCGTCGAAGCGCAACTGCCCGCCAAGGCGGACGTGGTTGTCATCGGCTCGGGCGTGACCGGCCTCAATGCCGCGCGCGAGCTGGCGCGCGGCGGGCGCGATGTGGTCGTGCTCGACCGCGGCGAGGCGGGCATCGGCGCCACGTCGCGCAACGCGGGCCATATCGGCCGCGTGCTGAAGCACGAATTCACGCAGCTCGTGTCGGACCTGGGTCTTGCGAAAGCCACCGCGATCTATCGCGAGATGCAGGCGGCGTATGACTCGGTCGGCGAGGTGACGAAGGGCGAGGGGATCGATTGCGAGTATCGCGTCTCGGGCCGCGTCATCCTCGCCTACACGCCCCAGCAGCTCGAACTGGTCGAGGCCGAGTGCGCGGCGAAGAAGCAGCATCTGGGCGAAGACTACACGATGCTGGATCGCGCGGGCCTCAAAGCCGAACTCGACTCGCCGTTGTTCGTGGGTGGCGCCTATCTGCCGGAATCCGCGTCGCTGCATCCCGGGCTCTATCATCTGGGCCTGCTGGCGGCGGCGAAGAAAGCGGGCGTGAACGTGCTGCCGGGCACGGATGTCCAGTCGATCGACAATATCGGCACGGCGGCGGTGCCACGCTTCCGCGTGACGACATCGCGAGGGCCGATTGCCGCGCGCGACGTGATCGTGGCGACCAACGGCCACACGGGGCCCGGCATTCCCGGCTGGTTCCGCCGCCGTCTGGTGCCGTTCGACGCGTTCATGATCGCCAGCGAGGAATTGTCGCCGGAAGCGATGCGCGCGATCCTGCCGGGCAATCGCGTCTATATCGACGCGAACCGCAACGTGAATTTCTTCCGCCAATCGCCCGACGGCAAGCGCGTGCTCTATGGCGGGCGCACCGGCGGCCGCCCGCCGGCCGATCTTGCGACGATCGGCGAAAAGCTATTCGCTGACGCGCGCAAGATTTTGCCCGGCCTGAACGGGCGCAAGCTCGGCCGCGTATGGACCGGGCGCTGTGCGGGCACGATCGACCTCTATCCGCATATCGGCACGCAGGACGGTATCCACTTTGCCGCCGGCTATTGCTTCGCGGGCATTCCGATGGGCACCTATCTAGGCCGCAAGCTCGCCTGGGGGATGCTCGGCCGGCCGGAAGGCGAAACCGTGTTCCGCGAGCGCGCGATGCCCGGGCACCCGATCTACTGGGGTAATCCTTGGTTCGTGCCGTTCTACATGAAGTTCTACGACTTCCTCGATTGGCGCGACGGCGGACGCCCCTGA
- a CDS encoding amino acid ABC transporter permease, producing MASAVHAMRGFWRNPIDGLVSFAALLLIAYLAALFMQWAFVDAVWQASSALECRNLGKGACWAVIEARGRLILFGLYPFEEQWRAALAGIVMIVAGVLSCWRGTHTVLRLAALWIAAFAAYMILMGGGIWGLRPVPRSNWGGLALTFYVFALMLILGMPMAILLAIGRHSGPRWLRAAIGIVIDVVRAVPLIAILFAFALAIPLLIPAELAGERLTRVAVGYAMFFACYQAEIIRGGLQGVDPGQAEAAKSLGLRGWQIQGLVTLPQAFRISMPPTVNQIVSAFKDTSYVSIVGFFDMTASASAALGTGDWAFAYVEVYLVVALIYLVFGYSLSRYGVYLERRMDKAFRR from the coding sequence ATGGCTAGCGCCGTCCACGCCATGCGCGGCTTCTGGCGCAATCCGATCGACGGGCTGGTGTCGTTCGCGGCGTTGCTGTTGATCGCGTATCTCGCCGCGTTGTTCATGCAATGGGCCTTCGTCGACGCGGTGTGGCAGGCATCGTCCGCGCTGGAATGCCGCAATCTCGGCAAGGGCGCTTGCTGGGCGGTGATCGAAGCACGCGGGCGCCTGATCTTGTTCGGCCTTTACCCGTTCGAGGAGCAGTGGCGCGCGGCTCTCGCCGGGATCGTGATGATCGTCGCGGGCGTGCTGTCGTGTTGGCGCGGTACGCATACGGTGTTGCGCCTCGCGGCGTTGTGGATCGCGGCCTTCGCCGCCTACATGATCCTGATGGGCGGGGGCATCTGGGGCTTGCGGCCAGTGCCCCGCAGCAATTGGGGCGGGTTGGCGCTCACCTTCTACGTCTTCGCGCTGATGCTGATCCTGGGCATGCCGATGGCGATCTTGCTGGCGATCGGCCGCCATTCCGGGCCGCGCTGGCTGCGCGCCGCCATCGGAATCGTCATCGACGTCGTGCGCGCCGTACCCTTGATCGCGATCCTTTTCGCCTTCGCGCTGGCGATCCCACTGCTGATCCCTGCGGAACTCGCGGGCGAACGCCTGACGCGCGTGGCCGTCGGCTACGCGATGTTCTTCGCCTGCTATCAGGCGGAGATCATCCGCGGCGGCCTGCAGGGCGTGGATCCCGGCCAAGCCGAAGCAGCCAAGTCGCTGGGCTTACGGGGCTGGCAGATCCAAGGTCTCGTCACGCTGCCGCAAGCCTTCCGCATTTCGATGCCGCCGACGGTCAATCAGATCGTCTCGGCATTCAAGGACACGTCCTACGTCTCGATCGTCGGCTTCTTCGATATGACCGCCTCGGCCTCCGCCGCGTTGGGCACGGGCGATTGGGCCTTCGCCTATGTCGAAGTCTATCTGGTCGTGGCGTTGATCTATCTCGTGTTCGGCTATTCCTTGTCCCGCTACGGCGTCTATCTCGAACGTCGAATGGACAAGGCGTTCCGCCGTTGA
- a CDS encoding ABC transporter permease subunit: MRPVFSGRITTLSGQGIAKGKWGGTGAKALILILAVAAAIWVVDRLPWQAAIADSTFRFLLEPTGWDIPYAIISYTSRDTYARALLVGLCNTLLAGALGILGATIIGFAVGLAAATGNVVLAGIGRLYVDVIRNIPLIIQAMFWYAVVLRLPSPRGAHEFLGAFLTNRGLFLPRPTDPVIASLVLGAAIAVLLIAYNLWRRRREGVTPLRFGWDIALFAVFVAALFYIAPDPRAIGAALVFDWPLLAGLNFRGGLRLPLELAALAAALAVYRGAFLAEIFRAGFRAVSQGQIDAAKALGLSPLVTLIKIRIPLALVSIMPPLAGEYMIVLKVTSIGIVVGFTDIYSVASSSSSLTGRPLEVIFVMILAYLVINYTIAVAMDVANRRFQIPGRKNHG, from the coding sequence ATGCGCCCGGTTTTTTCCGGAAGGATCACGACACTGTCTGGCCAGGGCATCGCGAAGGGCAAATGGGGTGGGACCGGTGCCAAGGCGCTGATCCTGATTCTCGCCGTCGCGGCCGCGATCTGGGTGGTGGATCGTTTGCCTTGGCAAGCGGCGATCGCGGACAGCACGTTCCGCTTCCTGCTGGAGCCGACCGGCTGGGACATTCCCTACGCGATCATTTCCTACACCAGCCGCGACACCTATGCGCGCGCATTGTTGGTGGGGTTGTGCAACACGCTGCTGGCGGGGGCGCTCGGTATTCTCGGCGCGACGATCATCGGCTTCGCCGTCGGCCTCGCCGCCGCGACCGGCAATGTGGTGCTGGCGGGTATCGGGCGGCTTTATGTCGATGTCATCCGCAACATCCCGCTGATCATCCAGGCGATGTTTTGGTATGCGGTCGTGCTGCGCTTGCCGTCGCCACGCGGCGCGCATGAATTCCTGGGCGCGTTTCTAACCAATCGCGGCTTGTTCCTGCCGCGCCCGACCGACCCCGTGATCGCATCGCTGGTATTAGGTGCGGCGATCGCCGTGTTGTTGATCGCCTATAATTTATGGCGCCGCCGCCGCGAAGGCGTGACACCGCTGCGCTTCGGCTGGGATATCGCACTCTTCGCCGTATTCGTGGCTGCACTCTTCTATATTGCGCCCGATCCGCGCGCCATCGGTGCCGCACTTGTCTTCGATTGGCCGCTTCTCGCCGGCCTTAATTTCCGGGGCGGCTTGCGCTTGCCGCTGGAGCTTGCGGCATTGGCGGCGGCGCTTGCCGTCTATCGCGGCGCGTTCCTGGCGGAGATTTTTCGCGCCGGTTTCCGCGCCGTGTCGCAAGGTCAGATCGATGCCGCCAAGGCGTTGGGCCTGTCGCCGCTGGTGACGCTGATCAAGATCCGCATTCCGCTCGCACTCGTCAGCATCATGCCCCCGCTCGCAGGCGAATACATGATCGTGCTGAAGGTGACGTCGATCGGCATCGTCGTCGGCTTTACCGATATCTATTCGGTCGCATCGTCGAGTTCGTCGCTGACCGGACGGCCGCTCGAGGTCATCTTCGTGATGATCCTCGCCTATCTCGTCATCAACTACACGATCGCGGTGGCGATGGACGTGGCGAACCGGCGCTTCCAGATTCCGGGGCGCAAGAATCATGGCTAG